CACTTCCGCCTGATATCCATCGACTTAAGAGGCCAAGGAAAATCGCACCTTGGCAATGCGGCCTTGAGTTATGCTCAGTATCAAAGTGACATACAAGCTCTGCTCAGTAAGCTGGAAATCTTCCAATATGCCCTGTTTGGCTTCAGCGATGGTGGCATAGTGGCTTATCGTCTGGCTGCGCACAATCCGGGCCAGGTAACGCGACTGGTCACCTTAGGGTCATCCTGGCGCCTGGAGGAAAATGACCCTGCTATCGAAACTCTGCAAAGCCTCACGGTTGAGCGCTGGAGCGAGATGTTTCCCGAAGACGTTGCTTATTATAACGCGTCCAATCCAGCACCCGACTTTGCGGCCCTGGTTGCGGCTGTGAAAACGCTCTGGCTCGATACCAGCGAAACCGGCTATCCGTGCAATTTAGTCACCCAAATAAAGTGCCCTACCCTGATCATGCGAGGCGATAATGACTTTTTGTTTTCGCTCGAGGAAGCCGTCGCGCTTAAAGCCCAGATAACGGATGCCAGCTTCGCAAATATACCTTTCGCCTCTCATGCTGCACACCAGGAGTTACCTGAGCTGGTATGCCCTGCCATTCAACAGTTTTTTCTCACACCCGGCGGCACAAACTAAAGGATTGATATGAACACGCAAAGAAAAACAGCACGCATTGTTTCACCCAGCAGATCGGCCGATATTTTATCCGAAGAGACCGCCGCGATTGCCATTGAGACACTGGCCGGGCTTAATATTCATTGTGACTTTGCAGAGCATTATAAACACCGGGCAGTGACAACCGCCCAGTTAATAAGAGACAAAGCCAAAGATCTCAACGATGCCTATGCCGACCCCAAAGTGGCAATCATTCTGAGCACCATTGGCGGCCATAATACCAACAGAATACTCGACCACCTCGACTGGGAGACAATTCGCTCTCACCGCAAACCCCTGTGTGGCTACTCGGATATCACTGTGCTGCTCAATGCCATTTATGCCAAAACCGGCCAGGTGACTTATCTGGGACCCCATTTTTCTTCGTTCGGTATGCAGCAAGGCTTTGAATATACTCTCAGGCATTTTGAACGTGCACTGTTCGAAGGGACTGAGTATGCATTGGATGTATCGGCTGCCTGGTCAGATGATCTTTGGTTTATCGATCAGACCAGTCGCACCTTTATCGACAACGCGGGACCGATTATCGTCAACCAGGGAGCCTGTTCGGGCACCATTTTAGGTGGTAACCTGTGTTCCTTTAACCTGTTGCAAGGCACACAATATATGCCCGATTTAACAGGAGCTGTGCTGTTTTTAGAAGAGGACAATCTGCTTGGCGAGCTGACCCTGACAGAGTTTGAACGCAATCTGCAATCTTTGTTGTCGCACAAGGGAGCTGAGCATATTCACGGCCTCATGCTAGGTCGCTTTCAGACAGACAGTAAAATCCGGCTCAACGACCTGATTGAATTGCTGAGCAGCTTTGAGCAACTTCACCATTGTCCGGTGGTATGTAACCTCGATTTTGGCCACACGACCCCCATCTTCACAGTGCCAATTGGCGGGCAATGTAAAGTCAATGCAATTGGAGAGACAGTCACAATAAAAGTGTCTTCGTGCGTTTCAGGCTCAAAGGGATAAACGTATGTCGTTTAGCTCAATTTCCACGGATGAGGAACCGGTTTTACACACAACACAGAATCCAGCTTTGCCATTATCTTTCTATGTAAAGTGGCTGTGGGCAGTGAGCTTGCTCATTTTACTGGGCTCATCCTCTGGCAGATCGGCTGTGCCGAACAGTGGAAATACCGCAGCACCAAAGTGTGTTTAGTGTTACTTGTCACGGCAACTGTGGCAAGTTATGCCGTTGCGTATTTGTTCTAATACCAAGCTGATGCAACGACATTTTTAAACAAGACTTATTAGACGGCTGTTGTGGGTTGATGGCGCAAATCAAACCCTTTAAAAATAAGCCAAAGTGGCAATAACAACTCGAACAGGGCGCCAGGCATATACATCCATGAACCACCCATGCTGACATCAAAGAAATCAAACAGCACTTTCAATAGCAACATGACGTAGCCCAGCAATCCGAGTGCTGACAACAACCGCGGGATCAGACGATATTTAAACAAAGTAACATTGAGCAAAAACCCAGCTATCGCCAGTGCTATCATCCCCATCAAAAAGCTGAAATAACGCTCCGCTTTTAACCCACTGCCCATGATATATACCTGCTCACTATTTGCGACAGAGCTGACAGCCAACTTTTCTCCCATAGTAACAAAGGTCATCAGGATAACTGCACCGGAAATAAGCATAGCCGCTTCAATGACACGTCCGGCAATGTAGCCTATCGCCACTCGCTCACTGTACTGTTTGATTATTGGGTAAACCAAGATGGAAATACCGACCACCGCCGCACAGTTAATAAACTCCAGTAATGCCGCCAGGGCCAGAGTCGAGTCATGTTGCGCAGCCTGCATAAGAAAATCGGGCAATCTCAGCAGTGGTGATAAGATTGAGTCCGCATACATATATGAGCTGGTCGAGATTAGAAAGAGTAATCCGGCAATACGTGCCGCGAGTTGATGAGACATAGTTAAAACTCCCTTAGTGTAGATGTCAGGCAATCTAAAAGTTGTCAGTGCCTGTGGCTTAATGTGATAACGCCATTGTCCGGGAGGAGAGTCTGGTTGTCGTTCGAATGGGCCCGTTCGAACTTTTTATTCATATAAGTTTTAGTTAGTTACAGTACTTTCTCGTTTGCGATATTGAGTCGGGGTTAGTCCTGTGGCTTTTTTGAATGCCGTGTTGAAGGTTGATTTTGAATTAAACCCAACATCAAACTGTATGGTCGACACCTGACTGTCTGTACTTTTCAGCAGTTTTTCAGCCTCCTCAATCCGGTAGCCATTCACAAACTGAAAGAAATTGGTTTGCAGCAATTGTGACAGGGTTTCAGAAATATGGTTTTCACTGACGCCAATGACACTGGCAAGTTTATTCAGTGACAAGTCTTCTTCCATAAACAACTGCTCGTCTTTCATTGCACTTTTCAATTTGGCTGCGATACGCTGCATGCGATCCAAACTCACCGTTGAGGTGCGAGGCTGCTGGGCACGCGGCTCTGCTTTATCTGAGGGAGCCAAAATCGCCTGATTAAGTGCAAGATAAGCAAATGCCAGTAATACACATGCCTCAAAAATGGGTAATACCACTC
The Pseudoalteromonas viridis DNA segment above includes these coding regions:
- a CDS encoding alpha/beta fold hydrolase, with the translated sequence MNKQSAFADINGALLHYELSGTQDGFPLVMIHGGLGSTRDLDVIAEYLSDHFRLISIDLRGQGKSHLGNAALSYAQYQSDIQALLSKLEIFQYALFGFSDGGIVAYRLAAHNPGQVTRLVTLGSSWRLEENDPAIETLQSLTVERWSEMFPEDVAYYNASNPAPDFAALVAAVKTLWLDTSETGYPCNLVTQIKCPTLIMRGDNDFLFSLEEAVALKAQITDASFANIPFASHAAHQELPELVCPAIQQFFLTPGGTN
- a CDS encoding DUF4386 domain-containing protein, which produces MSHQLAARIAGLLFLISTSSYMYADSILSPLLRLPDFLMQAAQHDSTLALAALLEFINCAAVVGISILVYPIIKQYSERVAIGYIAGRVIEAAMLISGAVILMTFVTMGEKLAVSSVANSEQVYIMGSGLKAERYFSFLMGMIALAIAGFLLNVTLFKYRLIPRLLSALGLLGYVMLLLKVLFDFFDVSMGGSWMYMPGALFELLLPLWLIFKGFDLRHQPTTAV
- a CDS encoding S66 family peptidase — translated: MNTQRKTARIVSPSRSADILSEETAAIAIETLAGLNIHCDFAEHYKHRAVTTAQLIRDKAKDLNDAYADPKVAIILSTIGGHNTNRILDHLDWETIRSHRKPLCGYSDITVLLNAIYAKTGQVTYLGPHFSSFGMQQGFEYTLRHFERALFEGTEYALDVSAAWSDDLWFIDQTSRTFIDNAGPIIVNQGACSGTILGGNLCSFNLLQGTQYMPDLTGAVLFLEEDNLLGELTLTEFERNLQSLLSHKGAEHIHGLMLGRFQTDSKIRLNDLIELLSSFEQLHHCPVVCNLDFGHTTPIFTVPIGGQCKVNAIGETVTIKVSSCVSGSKG